TGAAATTCTGTCAGTTGATTTGGGTTTTTGGTTATCCTTTCTTATTTGCAGgttatttattctctcttaATCATGCACGGTTGGTGGTCTTGATGGCAACTGTATATGCTATATATTGTGTCAAAGTTCGTGTTGGATGGCCGGGTGTCTTTCTCTCAATAAATCTTGCATTTCTATCCAATGATGCATTAAATTATTTGCTCCAATGGTGTGATAAGGCGAGTGAGAGCTCACATTTTGAAGAGCAGAAACAATCTGAAACAGTTTCGGGAGATGAATTCTCAGGAGAGTGTGAATACTCTATTCCTACCAGTGAGTCGGAGAAGGTTCATCCATGCAAGTCAGCCAGCCCAACTGTTGTGACATCTGTTGTTGATAACCAAAAAGAGGCTTCTTGTAGCAAGGTGACCAAAGATCAGACTGATTCAGTTGATGAGATGAAAAGGATTTTGGATAGTGGGGACCATTATGAAGCGCTGGGATTTACACGTCACAAGAAGATTGATGtcatagttttaaaaaaggaatacAGAAAAAAGGTGACGTGGTGTGCTCATTATTTTGGAACacaatttccctttttcacatttgaaaaataatgggGGTCTAATTATGTAATTTAGTCATTGGGATCACTctcaaacacatttttcttgtgaattataaaaatatatcttgaAGGGGAACTGACTTGCAGTATGTGAATGAAACGTTACTATATTCCTTAGATATTTTTCCTGTTAGGCATGTTCCTCAGGAAAATTCTTAAAACCATCACTATCTAGTGGAAATTGACCTATAATTGTAACAGAATTCTTATCTATATTGAGACATATGTCAGATGTAGTAACATGTTGATTTTCTaacttaatatttaaatatatagtgATCTATTCGTGATTTTATGTCATGTGACTCATGTCTATGCTATTTCATATGAAAAGATGCTACACTTCATTTTTTGTATCatattaacatatttatataactCTTAATCAGTTTTGGTACATTGGTATactgctttttttttaaagaacatATTTAGGgtatgttttgaaattgatcACTGTTTGGGTGAAACAATATCAAAGAAGTTAGATAAATTTGCCTGGAAAAATTATTGTACTCCCATGGTCTCAGTCCCGGCTACATAGCTGAGAATATTATATGGGAAAAGTAAAATGATGTCAGAGGCTAATGAAATTCCTTTCCATTTGCTCTTGATGCCAACATTCTAGTATTAGTCACTCCTAGAATCTCTTGAGGAAAAATTGTACTAatgtttgtcttttcttttaggCCGTGCTTGTGCATCCTGATAAAAATATGGGAAGTCCATTGGCGAGTGAGTCATTTAAGAAGCTTCAATGTGCATATGAGGTAATGTTAACTTTTTTGTCTTAGCTTTCTGTTTCTTCAATCATATCTGCCGCGAGAGTTGTGAGTGGCTTTCAACTCTATGGCCATTATCATCTCTTACTCATGTTTGCATGGAAAATTAGGTTCTTTCTGACTCTGTGAAGAAAAGAGACTATGATGAGCAATTGAGAAAGGAGGAATCGAAGACTAAAAGTGTCTGCCAGAGGTCCCAGTCCTATGGGACTTCACAACAGGTTGTGCATAATCTTTGTACGATTGATGCTGacattttatagtttaatttatgtgTGTTTCATTCATGATAAATGTTCATTTGTTTCTAACTCAGATGATATTTATGGTAATTAGAAAGGAAGCTAATACAATTATACTAATAAAGATGGCAATTTCTTTCTGACTAGACTCTGTaggagggagagagagaatgaagCATCTTCTAGGCATTAGTCAATCTTATTCTTCGGTTCAATATACTTTCAAGTTACGTCTAGATGGCATTGTAAGATTTGAAGCATTTGCTTACATAGACTCTTCGGAGTTGTTTGGGCGTAGAGTTGCTGTAGTTTGTGGTTATTGTAATATGTGGAATTATATAATAGTTTTGTGGAGTTAGAATAGTTTGTCTTTGGGGTGTAGGCTATTTTATCTGAGTTTAGATAGTTTGTATTTGTGATAATCTGAGTTTAGGAAGTTTGTATTTGCGATGCATGCTATTTGAACCTAGATTCAAGAAGTTTATGTTTGGGGGGTAAATTATTCTAGTTCGAGTTTACAATTTATGTGTTTAGGTTGCTGAATTTTTTAACCTGGAGTTCTTAAGTTTGGTAtctaaatatcatattttgtaaacagaaataaaaatatttgttctgCCAATCTTTAAAAATGCATTAGATTTTAAGTTACGTTCTTCTCCGTTCATTTGGTCATTTTGGGGTTGAAAGTGCACAAAAGCAACCAATGCTCTAAGTCCATTTACacaattttgtttggtttgctCTACACTCAATGTTTCTAGAATGccaaattacaataaaagaaGACTAATACCATGCACCGGTCATCGACCAAGTATAGGTGGTTGCTGGAGGTGATTGTCAGAGTTGACCGTTAGAAGTCGTTATCATTGCAAATAACTGGGGCTGGTTGCTGCTGAAATTTGTCGTTATTGGTGGTTTTTGCAGAAGTTAGTTGTCTGAGTTGGTGGAGTCATTAGAAACatgggagagagagagaaatggtTATTTTAACCATTGAGATGAAAATACTACCTTAGCCACTGAGTTAAAGTAGCCCCTTACTCCCATTTTCTTAAAGCCTTCCCCAAGTGTTTGAGTGAGCTATTATAACCGCTCAACCCATTCCAAATTGGAGCCTCAGACTACTGTCCTTTTGTTTCCTATATGGTGGAATCCATTGTTGTTTCTTCTGTAGATTTGTGtgattctttttaaattattgattgtGAATTAATGgcttgaaaattatttttgaagataGACGTAGGGAGAGGAACCAGTCTAGATTTTGATACCTTTTTAAGAATTAGTTTCATAACCTCCATTTGAGATACTGGCCCAAAGAATTTAAGTGGCAATGCAAGTCGCCTCTTACAGAAGAAGCTTGTACCTAATCCTTAATTATGCATGCTTTCACTGTTAGATTCTTGTGACTACTTGAAGTGAATTAATTTGTCGGGGACAAGTGTGGCTTCTGAGGCTTGTTTCTTCTTGTCTGAGCATTTCTCAAGTTGCTAGTGTATAAGCAACTTTTAATCTACTCTGTGAGCAGATGAATTCCGATTATTGCTCTGAGGAGTCAAGACGCATACAGTGCAGTAAATGCGGTCATTCACACATATGGGTCTGCACAAATAGGAATAAGACGAAGGCAAGATGGTGTCAGGTTATTCTCTAAGCTTTATATGTACTCTCTGTTTGAATCTCTCTTtgtgtgaattttaattttgagaataaGTTTGTTCGGTACACGCTTTGATGTCAGGATTGTTGTCAATATCATCAAGCTAAGGATGGAGACGGATGGGTCGAATATAAAGGTTCTCTAGTCTTTGATAAACCTCAGAAAGTAAGTTCCTTCACATACTCAAGCTCAAGTATTTTTTCTTGCTTGTTCCCTTTACTTTTTCTATCCATTGTTTTCAATCAACCATGAAGGGGAGTATCTAATGATTGTGATCCTTTATTAGATCTCTCTAGCCTCTTTCAAGTTCTCTACCaacaatattatgtttttctttccttttcttttcctttctatttttcttgataGTAAAATGTCCATGAAATAATGTCCCAAGTCCCAACCTTATTGCCCTGTATTGACTTTATCCGACGTTAGATCTAGGAGACAACATGGGGTtccattatattatttattctcaTCTTGTCTTATATAGAGATATGTTTGATATCCATATTTTACTGTTGTCCATCTAAAAAGTTGATTTACTCTTTTAAACGTTACCTTTTCTTTGTAGATGGATATTCCACGTGCTTTTGTTTGTGCCGAGAGCAAAATCTTTGATGTGTCCGAATGGGCGATTTGTCAAGTAAGTGGTTGATAGTCTGTAATTTAATAGCTTGGGTTCATGCTCTGATCTTCAAGGATTTAAGTTCTAAACTGGACTTTGGAGCAGGGAATGGCTTGCAGGCCCAATACTCATCGCCCAAGCTTTCATGTAAACATGGTCGGTTTAGGGAAAACCACACAACGATCCAAGTCGAGTAGATTTCCTTGGGAATTGGATGCTGAAATGATGGATGAAGACGAGGAAGAATTTGAGCTGTGGCTTCAGCAGGCTTTAGCCTCTGGTCTTTTTTGCGAAACCTCGAAACGGAGAAAGAGCTGGAGTCCATTCAAGCTGGGCCAGAAGATAGGGAGCAAACAATGGCGAAGAACATCATGCTAGAGCAGCAAAGACCTGGGTCTCAGCAGTTTTGCTTGCTTATTCCCAAGGAGAAATGTGCACGTGCCACCTTCTCATTCACAAGGTACGAATGAGAAACGATTTACTCAACCAGTTGGAAGAATGCCTAGACTTATTGAAATCACGAGGAAGACATAACGTCGACAATAATATAGGATTCACTGGGTCTGGTGGCAGGTT
This is a stretch of genomic DNA from Cucumis sativus cultivar 9930 chromosome 4, Cucumber_9930_V3, whole genome shotgun sequence. It encodes these proteins:
- the LOC101216675 gene encoding uncharacterized protein LOC101216675, with protein sequence MEDIGLFKQGWKWFQSQKHTYSRARTAFFSFRDKVGMFIERHWPTVCRGCAWMGSLLRLVVLQWWDCIIKGFRSLIGLGSAALLLIMWSCFLSLTSMSCLVYVLLSMGAAGVAVQYLGYTPGLFIVGLFAILVLWMYANFWITGTLFIVGGYLFSLNHARLVVLMATVYAIYCVKVRVGWPGVFLSINLAFLSNDALNYLLQWCDKASESSHFEEQKQSETVSGDEFSGECEYSIPTSESEKVHPCKSASPTVVTSVVDNQKEASCSKVTKDQTDSVDEMKRILDSGDHYEALGFTRHKKIDVIVLKKEYRKKAVLVHPDKNMGSPLASESFKKLQCAYEVLSDSVKKRDYDEQLRKEESKTKSVCQRSQSYGTSQQMNSDYCSEESRRIQCSKCGHSHIWVCTNRNKTKARWCQDCCQYHQAKDGDGWVEYKGSLVFDKPQKMDIPRAFVCAESKIFDVSEWAICQGMACRPNTHRPSFHVNMVGLGKTTQRSKSSRFPWELDAEMMDEDEEEFELWLQQALASGLFCETSKRRKSWSPFKLGQKIGSKQWRRTSC